The Mangrovivirga cuniculi genomic sequence AATACCCATGGTTCAGGTTTCTTCTCAGAAGCTACTTTGTTAAAAGTAACCGGAGGACTTATACCGAACATGGATGAAGCATATCCCCAATATAATTCACTGCCTAACAGAAATATTATGATAAAAGCAATTGCTAGCTTTTCAAAATTAAATGTTTTGATCAGCTTAAATGGTTCGAAGATCCCTATAAATATATATGCGTAAATAAATGCATCATTTCCTAATTGCAGAACACTGGTTACTTTAGATATTAATCCAAGACATAAGACTCCACAAACAGTTAAAATAAGATAAAAATCAGAAGAAAATAATTTTAGTTCTCTCTTATATAATTTGTATCCCCCTATCCCGGCAATAACCAGCAATCCGGCTTTTTCAAAGAATGATCCTCCAAAGATTTTATGAAGAAAATTTACGGGCATTATCCTGGCACTGTGTGGATCCTGACCGTAATTAAACCAATAATTAATATTATGATCGCTATGGAAAGCAAATAAAAGTATAAGTGGCAAAACGAATGCTGCAGAAGATATCAGGGGCAAATAAATTCGTTTGGATTCAATACTTTTGACAATGATTAAAATAGTTATAAAAACGATCCATAACCCACCATAATCTTGTTTCGTCCAAAAGGAAATAAAAGAAAATAAACCGGCTAGTATTAGCAAATAAGATTTTTGAGAGACTAAAATATATCTTAGCGAAAAATAAAGGCCGATTTGCCCAAACACAAATGCACTATGATTATACCAGGGCCAGTAATTCAGAAAAATATAAGTTAATCCATAAATTACACAGGCAATGGCAATACTATAAGAGTTTATTTTGAAGGATCTTAATATTTTAATAAATGTTAGGCCTCCAATAAAATTTATAAATGCCTGATATATTATTAATGTGAATAACTTTGGTCCGAAGATCTTAAAAAAGAATGAAGGAAGAATCCAGTATGCGTATCCCATTGGAATACCGAAATCTCTGAAAGGCATATCGCCATTCATTATTCGGTAAGCTCCCTCCCAGGATAAAAATATATTGATCCGATATGGATAGGAGAAAACTAATGGCAACACAGAAAAAAGTAAGATAATCACTACTTGTGAAGTAGAGATAATCCTTCTGGAGTTGGTCATAGATCTTTGTTCTTAATACGAACACGAAAATAGGAGTTTATTCATCAATTTCTAAATATAAATGTTCATTTTTTTATACTTTTTATAATTAATCTTATTTTTGGGTTATATTATCAAAATTATGCTTAAAACTTATTTCCACTTGCTGAGAATTGACCAGTGGGTGAAGAACACATTTTTATTTATTCCTTTATTTTTTGCCGGGGATTTCTTCAAGTCAACCAAGTTGCTAGACTTATTGATAGGATTTATTTCCTTTTCGCTAATCGCTTCTTCAATTTATATATTCAATGATTACAGAGATAGGGAGAATGATCGAAAGCATCCTAAAAAGAAATACAGACCAATAGCCTCTGGGAAAGTGTCGACTACCATAGCATTCGGAATTATGACTTTATGTTTAATTACGGGTTTGGCTCTTGGATATTTTCTCGATTATCGGTTTATAATACTTTTATTAATCTACCTGTTAATAAACATAACATATTCACTGGGCTTGAAACAAGTTGCAATTCTGGATATGATCATGGTTTCGAGCGGCTTTGTAATCCGGGTGATTGCCGGAGGGGTAATTTCTCATGTGCCATTATCTCAATGGCTTATTGTTATGGTTTATCTATTATCATTGTTTATTGTTTTGGCGAAGCGAAGGGATGATGTATATCATTACACAGTGTCGGGAAATCTAACCAGACAATCTGTGACCAATTACAATCTCGAATACATGACTGCCACTTTGGTATTAATCTCAGGGGTGATTATTGTCTCTTATTTAATGTATTGCCTCAGTCCTAATGCTAATATTCAAAGTGAACATTTATATGCAACATCACTGTTTGTTATATCAGGTATTTTGAGGTATTTGCAAATTACAATTGTAGATAACAAAAGTGGATCGCCCACGAGGATTTTATATAAGGATAAGTTTTCTGTAGTAAATCTTATTCTTTGGGTAATAAGTTTTTATATAATTATTTATACTTCATAAGATGAGGGAAAGAATATTGATCTTAGGAGGAACATCCGACCTGGCTACTGAATTAGCTCATGGATTGGCAAAAGAAGGGAAAGATCTGATTATTGGGGGAAGAAAAACAGAGGAGCTAAGCAGAACCTCCAGCGATATATCTATTCGATACAACGTAGAATGTGAATATCTGTATTTTGATGCGGAAGATTTTGACTCTCATGATGATTTCTTTAAAAATATAAAGGGGCCATACCCA encodes the following:
- a CDS encoding decaprenyl-phosphate phosphoribosyltransferase translates to MLKTYFHLLRIDQWVKNTFLFIPLFFAGDFFKSTKLLDLLIGFISFSLIASSIYIFNDYRDRENDRKHPKKKYRPIASGKVSTTIAFGIMTLCLITGLALGYFLDYRFIILLLIYLLINITYSLGLKQVAILDMIMVSSGFVIRVIAGGVISHVPLSQWLIVMVYLLSLFIVLAKRRDDVYHYTVSGNLTRQSVTNYNLEYMTATLVLISGVIIVSYLMYCLSPNANIQSEHLYATSLFVISGILRYLQITIVDNKSGSPTRILYKDKFSVVNLILWVISFYIIIYTS